The proteins below come from a single Mycobacterium parmense genomic window:
- a CDS encoding catalase family peroxidase, producing MTPDDRGFEEAGEPRADEPGKSFPAALSRRRALLGMGLGMGVVAGVAAVDVGGFAYAGGWLRPGTLTPPRFADRFEDVYGHHDGFRRNHAKGLSATGSFVSSGAGSAVCRAAVFRAGTVGLIGRFSLSGGLPDQPDKPDTVRGLGLLFQGPDNQQWRTAMINIPVFPDSTPQGFYERIYASKPLPGTGRPDPQKMAAFLARHPETAAAMKIIRTSPPSPGFADSSFYGLNAFLFTNAAGVTVPVRWSVIPQNAGPAAIPGPPPGPPADRNYLFDDLIRTLARRPLTWRLMLTIGEPGDPTNDATRPWPASRRSIDAGAVTITAVQTEEAGNARDVNFDPLVLPDGIAASDDPLPPARSAVYARSFTRRAEEPTSPSAVNVGRVLG from the coding sequence ATGACGCCCGATGACCGTGGTTTCGAAGAGGCGGGCGAACCCCGCGCGGACGAGCCCGGCAAATCCTTTCCCGCGGCGCTGTCGCGGCGGCGCGCGCTGCTGGGGATGGGCCTGGGAATGGGTGTGGTGGCCGGTGTCGCCGCGGTCGACGTGGGCGGCTTCGCCTACGCCGGCGGCTGGCTGCGGCCGGGCACCCTGACCCCGCCGCGGTTCGCCGACCGCTTCGAAGACGTCTACGGCCACCATGACGGGTTCCGGCGAAACCACGCGAAGGGACTGAGCGCCACGGGATCGTTCGTGAGCTCGGGGGCGGGCTCTGCCGTCTGCCGCGCCGCGGTTTTCCGCGCGGGCACCGTTGGGCTGATCGGCCGTTTCTCGTTGTCCGGGGGTCTGCCCGATCAGCCCGACAAGCCCGACACCGTCCGCGGGCTCGGCCTGCTGTTCCAGGGGCCCGACAACCAGCAGTGGCGGACCGCGATGATCAACATCCCGGTGTTTCCCGACAGCACGCCGCAGGGCTTCTACGAACGCATCTACGCATCGAAGCCCCTGCCCGGCACGGGCCGGCCCGACCCGCAGAAGATGGCGGCGTTCCTGGCTCGCCATCCCGAGACCGCCGCCGCGATGAAGATCATCAGAACCTCGCCGCCCAGCCCGGGATTTGCGGACAGCTCGTTCTACGGTTTGAACGCCTTCTTGTTCACCAACGCCGCCGGCGTGACCGTCCCGGTGCGCTGGTCGGTGATCCCGCAGAACGCCGGCCCGGCCGCGATTCCGGGTCCGCCGCCGGGACCCCCGGCCGATCGGAACTACCTGTTCGACGACCTCATCCGCACGCTGGCGCGAAGGCCCCTGACGTGGCGGCTGATGCTGACGATCGGCGAGCCGGGCGATCCGACGAACGACGCCACCAGACCCTGGCCCGCGTCGCGGCGGTCCATCGATGCCGGGGCCGTCACCATCACCGCGGTCCAGACGGAGGAAGCGGGCAACGCGCGCGACGTCAACTTCGACCCGCTGGTGTTGCCGGACGGCATCGCGGCCTCCGACGATCCCCTGCCGCCGGCCCGATCCGCGGTGTACGCGCGGTCCTTCACCCGCCGTGCCGAGGAGCCGACGTCGCCCAGCGCGGTCAACGTCGGCCGGGTGCTCGGATGA
- a CDS encoding cytochrome b, with protein MTADPATTGATSAPVRFAVPSRILHWLMAPMVIAQLLIGVTMIASLTYYPLLLAIHRPLGMLILVFAVVRLANRLTHRLPPFLATMSAVERRVATWSEYLLYALLLVQPLVGWAMLSAARLPTTLVGPLHLPGVVPQDIDVYAVLRQCHTIFAFLLFLTFTAHVCAVLFHTLVLRDGLLDRMAVWPAKPVPPRPGLPR; from the coding sequence ATGACCGCCGATCCCGCGACCACCGGCGCCACCTCCGCCCCGGTCCGTTTCGCCGTGCCGTCGCGGATCCTGCACTGGCTCATGGCGCCGATGGTGATCGCCCAGCTGCTCATCGGCGTGACGATGATCGCGTCGCTGACCTACTATCCATTGCTGCTGGCCATCCACCGCCCGTTGGGGATGCTGATCCTGGTCTTCGCCGTGGTGCGCCTCGCCAACCGGCTGACCCACCGGCTGCCACCCTTCCTGGCGACTATGAGCGCGGTCGAACGTCGGGTCGCGACCTGGTCGGAGTACCTGCTGTACGCGTTGCTGCTGGTGCAGCCCCTGGTCGGCTGGGCGATGCTGTCCGCGGCGCGACTCCCGACCACCCTTGTCGGGCCGCTTCACCTGCCCGGCGTGGTGCCACAGGACATCGACGTCTACGCAGTGCTGCGACAATGCCACACGATCTTCGCCTTCCTGCTCTTCCTGACGTTCACCGCGCACGTCTGCGCGGTCCTCTTCCACACGCTGGTACTGCGCGACGGTCTTCTCGACCGCATGGCTGTGTGGCCCGCCAAGCCCGTGCCACCGCGACCAGGCCTACCGCGGTAG
- a CDS encoding DUF1214 domain-containing protein, which translates to MLSDVTNVVSEDAETERELLEGLRLIARVSSLCAQMSVEADPNRPSIFDMCSQHRMVGGPNPDGNYYLAMIRGDRRYRISGSRGTSAYLGLQVLAGTGLTPRRMSNYVSDVDLELRSGEFALVLSPDEPPELAGAQWVQVPADASAVVIREYVGDRAAEELAALRIEALDPDPLTPPTDAGLADQFTAMAWSLMKLATLHRTIKPELLDSPNTLVTAQAADLGAADTTPDNLYMMGTFRLDPDQALILEITPPDTRYWNVTLESIWHECLEPRHRHSSVTNRGIQPDADGRVRIAISASDFGVGHWLDTGGRHRGFVVLRWLDNPAPPDVTVSVCRREEPT; encoded by the coding sequence ATGCTCTCCGACGTCACCAATGTCGTGAGCGAAGACGCCGAAACCGAACGGGAACTCCTGGAAGGGCTCCGGCTCATCGCGCGGGTGTCCTCGCTGTGCGCACAGATGTCCGTCGAGGCCGACCCCAACCGGCCATCCATCTTCGACATGTGCTCGCAGCACCGGATGGTCGGCGGCCCCAACCCCGACGGGAACTATTACCTGGCGATGATCCGCGGCGACCGGCGATACCGGATCAGCGGTTCGCGTGGCACCAGCGCCTACCTCGGGCTTCAGGTGCTCGCGGGCACCGGCCTGACGCCGCGGCGGATGTCCAATTACGTCAGCGACGTCGACCTCGAGCTGCGATCGGGTGAGTTCGCACTCGTGCTGTCGCCCGACGAGCCGCCGGAACTCGCCGGCGCGCAGTGGGTTCAGGTCCCGGCGGACGCGTCGGCGGTGGTGATCCGCGAGTACGTCGGAGATCGTGCCGCCGAGGAGTTGGCCGCGCTGCGCATCGAGGCCCTGGACCCCGACCCGCTCACACCTCCGACCGACGCCGGGCTCGCCGACCAGTTCACCGCGATGGCGTGGTCACTGATGAAGCTGGCCACGCTGCACCGCACCATCAAGCCGGAGTTGCTCGACAGTCCCAACACGCTGGTGACAGCACAGGCCGCGGATCTGGGCGCCGCGGACACGACCCCCGACAACCTGTACATGATGGGTACCTTCCGGCTCGACCCGGACCAGGCGCTGATCCTCGAGATCACGCCCCCCGACACGCGGTACTGGAACGTCACGCTGGAGAGCATCTGGCACGAATGCCTCGAGCCGCGCCACCGGCACAGCTCGGTGACCAATCGCGGAATCCAGCCCGATGCGGACGGGCGCGTGCGAATCGCCATCTCGGCCAGCGACTTCGGGGTCGGGCATTGGCTCGACACGGGCGGTCGGCATCGCGGGTTCGTCGTGCTGCGCTGGCTGGACAATCCCGCCCCGCCGGACGTGACGGTGTCGGTGTGCCGACGCGAGGAGCCGACGTGA
- a CDS encoding STAS domain-containing protein — translation MGEQSVDPTAFEVGKQQIDQAVVLTVSGEVDMLTSPQLAEAIHTALAGRPAALIVDLTKVDFLASAGMTVLVTAQAEAVAPTQFAVVANGAATSRPIKLMGIDSVLALHSTLDSALSSLTGK, via the coding sequence ATGGGCGAACAATCAGTCGATCCGACTGCATTTGAAGTAGGTAAGCAACAGATTGATCAGGCGGTCGTGCTGACCGTGTCGGGCGAGGTGGACATGCTCACCTCACCGCAACTGGCTGAGGCGATACACACCGCGCTGGCCGGCCGGCCGGCGGCGCTCATCGTCGACCTGACGAAAGTGGATTTCCTCGCATCCGCCGGGATGACCGTCCTGGTGACCGCGCAGGCCGAGGCCGTCGCGCCCACCCAGTTCGCGGTCGTGGCGAACGGTGCGGCCACCAGTAGGCCGATCAAACTCATGGGAATCGACAGCGTGCTCGCGCTGCACAGCACCCTCGACAGCGCGCTGAGCAGCCTCACCGGCAAATAG
- a CDS encoding acetamidase/formamidase family protein, producing the protein MVVHRDPDVPPTDEGSARIARDTLVEGLGRRGFVRAIAALGAGAGVAGFTAGCVKNGSAAAPRGDVGVLQPGRGAVEGNHYLASAPDQVLWGYVPNVHAAAVLRMRSGETITVDAVSHEGILEDQGRDPVAYFGSKGVARADVLDDAVAIASEYRRTTRDFDKDGPHVVTGPVFVEGAQPGDVLKIETLQATPRVAYGVVSNRHGKGALARTADGGAPAGISIDEVMPPVGQDGRPNADPTKYGNVSTFTTVEDGLGVMRYRDTSVRFPLNPFMGIMGVAFSQDSSLTAPSSNSIPPTLGGGNIDIKLLGVGSTLYLPVFAEGALFYAGDPHLAMGDGEVALTALEGSLRGTFRLTVCKPKSGDAPSVAYRYPFAESADLWVPIGLSDPDGSVNGQITDLNVAMRRAVVNALDFLEFDKGMDRATAYAYLAAAADFSVSQVVDRTVGVHGRIAKSHFTQTRPAVTNPS; encoded by the coding sequence GTGGTTGTTCACCGTGATCCGGACGTGCCGCCGACGGACGAAGGGTCTGCGCGGATTGCACGCGACACCCTGGTCGAGGGGTTGGGGCGACGCGGTTTCGTCAGGGCCATCGCCGCGCTCGGCGCCGGCGCGGGGGTGGCAGGGTTCACGGCCGGATGTGTCAAGAACGGCTCGGCGGCCGCACCTCGAGGTGACGTCGGTGTGCTGCAACCGGGCCGGGGCGCCGTCGAAGGCAACCACTATCTGGCGTCCGCGCCCGACCAGGTGCTCTGGGGATACGTTCCCAACGTCCATGCGGCGGCAGTGCTTCGGATGAGATCGGGCGAGACGATCACCGTCGACGCCGTCTCTCACGAGGGCATCCTCGAGGACCAGGGACGTGACCCCGTCGCGTACTTCGGGTCAAAGGGTGTGGCCCGCGCGGATGTCCTTGACGACGCAGTCGCCATCGCATCGGAATATCGGCGCACCACAAGGGATTTCGATAAGGACGGTCCCCACGTCGTCACCGGGCCCGTGTTCGTCGAGGGCGCGCAGCCCGGGGACGTCCTCAAGATCGAGACACTGCAGGCCACGCCCCGGGTCGCCTACGGCGTCGTCTCGAACCGGCATGGCAAGGGTGCGTTGGCGAGGACCGCCGACGGAGGCGCGCCGGCGGGGATAAGCATCGACGAGGTCATGCCGCCGGTGGGCCAAGACGGGCGGCCCAACGCCGATCCGACCAAGTACGGCAACGTCTCCACCTTCACCACCGTCGAGGACGGCCTCGGTGTCATGCGCTACCGCGACACCTCCGTTCGGTTCCCGCTCAATCCCTTCATGGGAATCATGGGTGTCGCGTTCTCGCAGGACTCGTCGCTGACCGCGCCGAGCTCCAACTCGATCCCGCCGACCCTTGGCGGGGGCAACATCGACATCAAGCTCCTCGGGGTGGGCTCCACCCTGTACCTTCCCGTGTTTGCCGAAGGCGCGCTGTTCTACGCCGGCGACCCCCACCTGGCGATGGGCGACGGTGAAGTTGCGCTCACCGCGCTGGAGGGGTCCCTTCGGGGAACGTTCCGGCTCACGGTGTGCAAGCCGAAGTCGGGTGACGCGCCGTCGGTGGCCTACCGGTACCCCTTCGCCGAAAGCGCCGACCTGTGGGTGCCGATCGGGCTGTCCGATCCCGACGGCAGCGTCAACGGGCAGATCACCGACCTCAACGTGGCAATGCGCCGCGCGGTGGTCAATGCCCTGGACTTCCTCGAATTCGACAAGGGCATGGACCGCGCCACCGCATACGCCTACCTGGCCGCCGCGGCGGACTTCTCCGTCTCCCAAGTGGTCGACCGGACCGTCGGGGTTCATGGACGGATCGCCAAATCGCATTTCACCCAGACCCGACCCGCGGTGACGAACCCCAGTTAG
- a CDS encoding fructose bisphosphate aldolase has protein sequence MPNEKQADRMTAGKGFVAALDQSGGSTPKALRLYGIQDDAYSSEKDMFDLIHEMRSRIITSPAFTGDRVLAAILFEQTMDRDIEGKPSTTYLWETKGVVPILKIDKGLAEVADGVQLMKPMPGLDELLERAVGKGVFGTKERSVIGGANRGGIAAVVAQQFEVAHQVLSHGLVPIIEPEVTISISDKAQAEDILRDEITKQLDTVPDGQRVMLKLSLPTEANHYRVFVDHPKVMRVLALSGGYSRDEANKLLAQNTGVIASFSRALTEGLTVDQTDEQFNATLDEAIQSIYDASVAG, from the coding sequence ATGCCGAACGAAAAGCAGGCGGACCGAATGACGGCGGGCAAGGGATTCGTCGCCGCGCTCGACCAGAGTGGTGGCTCGACGCCCAAGGCGCTGCGGCTGTACGGGATCCAAGACGACGCATACTCCTCCGAGAAGGACATGTTCGACCTCATCCACGAGATGCGTTCGCGGATCATCACGTCCCCGGCGTTCACGGGGGACCGGGTGCTCGCGGCGATCCTGTTCGAGCAGACGATGGACCGCGACATCGAGGGCAAGCCGTCGACCACCTACTTGTGGGAGACTAAGGGCGTGGTGCCGATACTCAAGATCGACAAGGGCCTCGCGGAGGTGGCCGACGGTGTGCAGCTGATGAAGCCGATGCCGGGACTCGACGAGCTGCTGGAGCGGGCAGTCGGTAAGGGCGTCTTCGGCACCAAGGAGCGGTCGGTGATCGGCGGCGCGAATCGCGGGGGCATCGCCGCGGTGGTCGCTCAGCAGTTCGAGGTGGCCCACCAGGTGCTGTCGCACGGCCTGGTGCCCATCATCGAACCCGAGGTCACCATCTCGATCTCGGACAAGGCGCAGGCCGAGGACATCCTGCGGGACGAGATCACCAAGCAACTCGACACCGTGCCCGACGGGCAGCGCGTCATGCTCAAGCTCAGCCTGCCGACCGAGGCCAACCACTACCGCGTGTTCGTCGACCACCCCAAGGTGATGCGGGTGCTCGCCCTCTCCGGCGGCTACTCCCGGGACGAGGCGAACAAGCTGCTCGCGCAGAACACCGGGGTGATCGCCAGCTTCAGCCGCGCGCTCACCGAGGGGCTGACGGTCGACCAGACCGACGAGCAGTTCAACGCCACCCTCGACGAGGCTATTCAGTCGATCTACGACGCCTCTGTGGCGGGCTGA
- a CDS encoding sulfotransferase family protein, with product MTLQQRFDPQRLLAAACEETGSDDFGDGLGLAGWQAALQRVTDGLINDARLSDIGVEIAHLDLMRALKNRLDVVAWRRQHPEVADESIRQPIFIVGQPRTATTILYDLLAQDPELRAPLTWEVDAPCPVPKPVSYHDDPRIAQTQAGIELSEQIMPGFLAFHPMGALVGQECVRITAGAFTSMIFSVQYRLPSYYRWLLYEADHAPAYRYHRIFLQHLQSGVSGQRLLKSPAHLWQLGALLAEYPDALIVQTHRDPLNVISSIAALTHHLRRMCSDESSIAECAAQSYEEIVAGLEREMALRAGGAVPAGRVIDVQYTDFMNDPWSTINDIYQRLGRDLSPVAAQRMRDFLTAHPGDGGRGRYTWSDTGLDAGEVRERVRAYQERYSVPTEQLR from the coding sequence GTGACGCTGCAGCAGCGGTTCGATCCCCAGCGGCTGCTCGCCGCCGCCTGCGAAGAGACCGGAAGCGACGACTTCGGCGACGGGCTGGGCCTGGCCGGCTGGCAGGCTGCGCTGCAGCGCGTGACCGACGGCCTCATCAACGACGCGCGCCTGTCGGACATCGGTGTCGAGATCGCGCACCTCGACCTCATGCGCGCCCTGAAGAACCGGCTGGACGTCGTCGCCTGGCGCAGGCAACATCCCGAGGTGGCCGACGAGTCGATCCGTCAGCCGATCTTCATCGTCGGCCAGCCCCGCACCGCAACGACGATCCTCTATGACCTGCTCGCCCAGGACCCCGAACTGCGCGCGCCGCTGACATGGGAGGTGGACGCGCCCTGCCCCGTACCGAAACCCGTGTCCTACCATGACGATCCCCGCATCGCGCAGACACAGGCCGGCATCGAGCTCTCCGAGCAGATCATGCCCGGCTTCCTGGCCTTCCATCCGATGGGCGCGCTGGTCGGGCAGGAGTGCGTGCGCATCACGGCCGGGGCGTTCACCAGCATGATCTTCTCGGTGCAGTACCGGCTGCCGAGTTACTACCGGTGGCTGCTCTACGAGGCGGACCATGCCCCCGCCTACCGCTACCATCGGATCTTCCTGCAGCACTTGCAATCCGGTGTTTCGGGCCAGCGGCTGCTCAAGTCGCCCGCGCACCTGTGGCAGCTCGGCGCGCTGCTGGCCGAGTATCCCGACGCGCTGATCGTGCAGACCCACCGCGATCCGCTGAACGTCATCTCCTCGATCGCCGCGCTGACCCACCACCTGCGCCGCATGTGCAGCGACGAATCCAGCATCGCCGAGTGCGCGGCGCAGTCCTACGAGGAGATCGTCGCGGGCCTCGAGCGCGAGATGGCCCTGCGGGCCGGTGGCGCCGTGCCGGCGGGACGGGTGATCGACGTGCAGTACACCGATTTCATGAACGACCCGTGGAGCACGATCAACGACATCTACCAGCGCCTGGGCCGGGATTTGAGTCCCGTTGCGGCACAACGGATGCGCGACTTCCTGACGGCTCACCCGGGAGACGGTGGCCGGGGCCGGTACACCTGGTCGGACACCGGCCTGGACGCCGGCGAGGTCCGCGAGCGGGTGCGCGCCTACCAAGAGCGCTACTCGGTGCCGACCGAGCAGTTGCGCTGA
- a CDS encoding DUF190 domain-containing protein, producing the protein MDEECLKLSTYLAERRRTGDKFVSDVLLELFERHHVASSIVLRGIGGFGTGHHLRTDESLSLSEDPPVVVTAVDTSEKMEALLGPVLSIKQRGLVTLERARLLRDQIGPLQLPDELHEAVKLTVYVGRKERVYGVPAYVALCDLMYRRGLAGASVFLGVDGLSHGRRQRARFFGRNADVPMMVIAVGSGERIGRVLPELGGLLRQPMFTLERVRVCKRDGELLERPHALPGVDAHGLPLWQKLMIYTSESSRHGGMPIHRAIVQRLRRRKTPDGATVMRGIWGFHGDHRPHGDKLFALGRQVPVVTIVIDTPANIADSFDVVDELTRDEGLVTSEMVPALVSDEGDGSGPPPLARYRY; encoded by the coding sequence GTGGACGAAGAGTGTCTGAAGCTGAGTACCTACCTCGCCGAGCGCCGACGAACCGGGGACAAGTTCGTCTCGGATGTGCTGCTCGAACTCTTCGAACGACACCACGTCGCCAGCAGCATCGTGTTGCGCGGCATCGGCGGCTTCGGGACTGGACACCACCTCAGGACGGATGAGTCTTTGTCGTTGTCCGAGGACCCCCCGGTGGTCGTCACCGCCGTCGACACCAGCGAGAAGATGGAGGCTTTGCTGGGGCCCGTGTTGAGCATCAAGCAACGCGGTCTGGTCACGTTGGAACGCGCGCGATTACTGCGCGACCAGATCGGTCCGCTGCAGCTGCCCGACGAACTGCACGAAGCCGTCAAGTTGACCGTCTACGTCGGCCGCAAGGAACGCGTGTACGGGGTCCCCGCCTATGTCGCCCTCTGCGACCTCATGTACCGGCGGGGGCTGGCCGGGGCATCGGTGTTCCTGGGCGTCGACGGGCTCTCCCACGGGCGGCGACAGCGCGCGCGGTTCTTCGGCCGCAACGCCGACGTCCCGATGATGGTCATCGCCGTGGGGTCCGGCGAGCGCATCGGGCGCGTGCTGCCCGAGCTCGGCGGGCTGCTGCGGCAACCCATGTTCACACTCGAGCGAGTCCGCGTGTGCAAGCGCGACGGCGAACTCTTGGAACGTCCCCACGCCCTGCCGGGGGTCGACGCACACGGCCTGCCGCTCTGGCAGAAGCTGATGATCTACACCTCCGAGTCGTCACGGCACGGCGGCATGCCCATTCACCGCGCGATCGTGCAGCGGCTCCGGCGGCGCAAGACGCCCGACGGCGCGACCGTCATGCGCGGCATTTGGGGCTTCCACGGGGACCATCGGCCCCACGGCGACAAGCTGTTCGCCCTGGGCCGTCAGGTTCCCGTCGTCACCATCGTCATCGACACCCCGGCCAACATCGCGGACTCCTTCGACGTGGTCGACGAACTGACCCGGGACGAGGGGCTGGTGACGAGCGAAATGGTCCCGGCGCTGGTGTCCGACGAGGGCGACGGTTCGGGCCCGCCGCCTCTGGCGCGATACCGGTATTGA